In Vespa crabro chromosome 7, iyVesCrab1.2, whole genome shotgun sequence, a single window of DNA contains:
- the LOC124425612 gene encoding integrin beta-PS-like, protein MLRKLLLSSKILLLILFYCWAQDDPCTARRSPKKLSNAIDDCRADNATAKVCNDRGQCICGFCECFYRTNPTERIYGKYCECDNFSCERVNSRLCNGHGICSCGTCHCSPGWTGTGCDCSTSTTSCIDPENNDGLCNGHGDCVCGECNCQEDQDGRYTGRYCQRYKTKMNLLS, encoded by the exons ATGTTGCGGAAGTTGTTGCTATCgtcaaagatattattattgattctgTTCTATTGTTGGGCACAGGATGATCCATGTACGGCACGCCGCTCACCAAAGAAATTGTCGAACGCCATAGACGATTGTAGAGCCGACAATGCGACCGCAAAAGTGTGTAACGACCGTGGCCAGTGCATTTGTGGTTTTTGCGAGTGTTTTTATCGGACCAATCCAACGGAAAGGATTTATGGGAAATATTGCGAGTGCGACAATTTTTCGTGCGAGCGCGTTAATTCACGg CTGTGCAATGGTCATGGGATTTGTTCATGCGGTACCTGTCATTGCTCACCAGGATGGACCGGTACTGGTTGCGATTGCAGCACGTCCACTACTAGTTGCATAGATCCAGAAAATAACGATGGACTTTGTAATGGTCATGGAGATTGCGTTTGCGGGGAATGTAACTGTCAGGAGGATCAAGATGGAAGATATACTGGCAGATATTGTCAAAGATATAAGACAAAAATGAACCTTCTATCTTAA